Genomic DNA from Perognathus longimembris pacificus isolate PPM17 chromosome 6, ASM2315922v1, whole genome shotgun sequence:
cctcctatccCTCCTCATCAGCACACAGGCAACAGGTGAGCCCTGGAAGGTGGTCGTCTGGGTTGCTCAGCATAGAGAAGGGGAGGGACTCCTCGGCCACTCAAAGATGGCGGAGCTACCCAGGATCCAGTGACAGTTGGGAGGCATCCTCAAGGAGGAGCCATGCAAGGCATAGGTCGTGAGGTGCGTGTACTCTGGAGGAACGCAGCCCTGACTGCGGGATCCGATCTTGCAACTTTGGGTTCTCAGGGCCAACTGCGACTTTGCAAGTGAAGTTGAAGAAGCCTTTTCTGGCCAATGTCTCCCGTGACTCCAGCTTCCTGGAACTGCCCAGAAAGGTAGTACGGGGTATCTGGGAGCGGCTGAGGCTGTTTGTTTCTGGGAATCAATTTGGGTCTCTGCTGGGGGCTGGCTGTCTTAAGCATGCAGTTGAGGAGCCATCTTACACCTCACGCTCTGGTCCTTTCTGTtccccagctctgcctcctccttcacCTCCCATCGGGGACCAATGTCACCCTCCATCAGAAGGGAGCCCCGCACCACTTTACCTGCGAAGACTGACAACTGAAGCCTGTGTCAAGCAAGGGAATTTGGTTTCAGGTGCTGGGACCCTGCCTTGAACCTCGCTGTCCTCCAGGAGACCCTCACTCTGCTCATGCCCACACCATGCCAATAAATAATGCTGAGTCCTATGGCTCACTCGGGATCCATGAGCACTGGGCGGGCGGCCAGAGAATGGGAGCTGCATACTCAAGTCTGATTCCCAGCTGCTTAGTGTGGGGATTTTAGTCTCTCTCAACACCACCAATGCCTAAAGGGAATCTGGGGAATTAAGTAACTGCGAGTGCGTGTGTACACATGCGCGCGTGCACATACCCTCTCCCCCAAACACACAACAAACTTTGGGTCTTCAGGACAcctggaaataaaggaaaattaagTTATGAATCTACACCTTGTTTTAAGCCCACTACTTCTAGAATATTCAATAGGGCAATCTTAAAGATTGCATAATAGGTATCAttactttattttacaaataaggaaattgaaaCTTAACTTGGCTCACTCAACTATCACTGGTAATGGAGAGATCAGACACCAGCTAGGTGTATGTTTAAGCAAGATTTTGATTTCAGCCCTCTTAGCTCAAGTTGAAGCAGGGATGTGGACAGAACACCCCTAGAACATGGTCCCCTGGCCCAGAGGCCCACACAGGCCGGCACAACAGGAAGCAGGGTGGGGCAGCCCAGGGGGAGAGTAGTTCAGCGGTGAGAAGTGGTGCGAAGCCCCATTACTGTAGAGTTCTGCACTGCTTACACCCAGCATGGAAAACACTCATCTCATCTATTACACCTCAACGTTCAGTTAGAGCGGGCAACTAAGTTATTAGGCTCAAGAAGTTGGGTTAAATCTCTGTTGGTACCTTGGACAGGTTACTTGTAGTCTCTGAGCCCATTTCTTCTCCCCTCAGAAGGTTCTAGGCAGGACTAAATGGACATCCAGCCCTATGGAGGACTAAGGACCCACGGCTTGCCATAAACAGCTCCCCAGAGGCGCTGGACAGCTGCAATGTGGGCATGGCAGGACAAAGCCCCTGGATTCCACTGAGATGAATCAAGGTGTTTGGGAGGGCTGGGTGGCTATCCGCGCATCCATGCGCATGTGTGTCTGAGTGTTTCCCTGGTGGTGCACAGAGGGCAGGAAGCACACAGGACTCAGCACACCCTGCAGGCCCTGGGGCCTGGCGGAAGGCCAGCATTTCTCAGCATCTCTGGGGAAAGGCAAGTGCAGGGAAGCTTCCATCTGCTGAGAAGTGGACTATGAAGGGCTGGTAGCAGCCAGGGCACTGGAACCAAGTTCTAGAAGGTTCTTCCTCCAATGAGGTCATTTCTACCCAGCACCCACACGTCCATGCAGCCCAGGGTCAAGACCTAAGAGgaactcttcctctcttcccagaCCAGGCACTTAAGGAACACTGGAGAGGTAAGAAGGTTACCAACAGACAAAAGGACAAAAAGCCCGCAAGCAGACACAGGTGAGATTTGATGAGTTTATCTGAGTCTCCTCATTCCTACGCTGGCAGGCGGGCCGCACAGGAGGGCCGGGCAGTATCCGCACTGCCTTTCACCAGCAGGTCCacttcctcatttataaaatgaaggtgGACCGTGGAGTCTGTGACCTCAGATGCGCCAGCCAGGGAGGGCAACGACCAGGGGTATGAGCTGAGCTCAAAGCTCCCTGGGGCTGGGAGCCTCATCCATCAGCTGCTGGAGGTGAGAGGCGGCCTGGTCCAGTTTTGACAACTCCAGCTGGAGAGCGGAAAgctggagaaggagggagggcagtgaGGACCCAGGTCTGAGCTCACCCCGCCGGCACATGCTTCCTCAGGGTGCAGGCTTCCCAGGAGGCCAAGACTTACCCGATGCTGCTTCTGTGTGTCTGCCTCCCCTTCTGAcggggtccaggccctgaggccatCAAGCTGCTTCTGCAACTTGAGTCTTCGGGCGGCTAGCCGAGGTAGCTGAGTCTGAGGGTCCACCAGGCCCTGGGAAGAGAGGGCCGAGAAACCTGCAGCCTGCTCAGGCCTCCGCCTTCCCCAGCCCTTCCACTGTGCCCAGCATTCTCCCTGTTGCCTCCAGTCCCCTTGGCTCACCTGCAGCTCCATGTGGACCTGAACAGTATCACTGAGGGCAGCCCGGGCCCAGCCTGCGGGGGCTGCTGCGCCTGGGGGCAGGATGCTCACAGCTCCACAGTGGCTCAGCGTGCCCAGCGGCTCCAGGAAGTCCTGGAAGAGGCCCTGCTCCCCGGGCTCCACGGTCTGCAGcagcactggggagggaggggggagggaaggtcaaGGCCCAGGCATCAGCTCCTGCCTCCTTCACCTCCTGACCCAGGGTCTGCTCTCCAAATGCCTCGCCTCTCACCTCGGGGCCGGGCTTTGGTGAGTTGGTAGGTGGCTCGAAGAGCTCGCAGCATCTGCACCACTTCCTGGACCCGGGAGAAGCGCTGCTCTAGCTCAGGCTGGCGCCAGTGCTCCTGGCAACGGGAACCCAGAGTTAGTGATGCCTATCCACTCCCGTGGCTCTACCCTCCACTCATCCACCTTCATCTCCCAGGGCAACAGAGCTGTCCTCAAAAGCACAcaaggggccgggaatgtggcctagtggcaaaagtgcttgccttgtatacattaagccctgggttcaattccccagcaccacatatacagaaaatggccagaagtggcgctgtggttcaagtggcagagtgctagccttgagcaaaaagaagccagggacagtgctcaggccctgagtccaaggcccaggactggcaaaaaaaaaaaaaaaaaaaaaaaaaaagcacacaaaatGCTCTATTTTCTTAAGACAGAACAATACACAATCAGATTAGATCTTAAACAGATGTCCAAACTTCAAAAAACCAAGAAAGTATCAAAGAAATTAATAAGCTTTAAAGTAGTTTTGGGGTGAGTTTATGACATTTATCCTCCTGAAGATATTAAATATGCCCTGAGATTTTTAAGGACACCCTGATACTCTGTCATTTAATCCTCCTCACAACTATGACTGGTACAGTACAAAggtgggagaaactgaggcagtggCACAATTATAAAATaccaatctggggctggggatatggcctagtggcaagagcgcttgcctcgtatacatgaagccctcggttcgattccccagcaccacatatacagaaaatggccagaagtggcgctgcagc
This window encodes:
- the Sfta2 gene encoding surfactant-associated protein 2, which encodes MGSTLHLFLLLSLLISTQATGGACTLEERSPDCGIRSCNFGFSGPTATLQVKLKKPFLANVSRDSSFLELPRKLCLLLHLPSGTNVTLHQKGAPHHFTCED